Within the Microbacterium terricola genome, the region CGTCATTCGCGGCGATGTTCTCCGCGCGCAGCATGAGCACGACGAGTTCGTCTACGGTGGGCAGCTCATCCATGAACTCCCACGGGTCTTCGCCGCCGCGCAGACGCTCGTAGATCAGGACGGAGAGCTCGTCACCCGCTTCGGCGCGAAGGACTTCCAGACTGGCCCGCCGCTGCGGGGTGTCCTCGTGCGCCATCTCTCCAGGGTACGCCGCTCTACAGGTCGCCGTAGCCCGACTGTCCGAGTTCCTCGAGGATGCGGTTCAGATCCTGGATGCTGGCGAAATCAATGTTGATCTGGCCTTTTCGTGCGCTCAGGCTGATCTTGACCCGCGTGTTGAGGCGGTCGCCGAGTCGTCCGGCGAGGTCGTCGAGGTGGGCGCGACGAGCACCGGCCTGGGGCTTGCTGGCCTTGGTGCTGCGCGCATCCGGGAGCTTGGATGCGGCCTCGGCGGCGCGTACGGAGAGGTCCTCGTTGACGATCTTGTCGGCGAGGCGCTGCATGGCCTCCGGGGTGTCGAGCGAGAGGATAGCCCGCGCATGGCCGGCGGAGATGACGCCCGCGGCGACCCGCTGCTGCACCGGCATGGGCAGCTTCAGCAGGCGGATGGTGTTGCTGATCTGAGGACGCGAGCGTCCGATCCGGGTGGCGAGCTCTTCCTGCGTGATGCCGAAGTCCTCGAGCAGCTGCTGGTAGGCGGAGGCTTCTTCCAGGGGGTTCAGCTCGGAGCGGTGCAGGTTCTCCAGCAGCGCGTCGCGCAGGAGGTGCTCGTCGGAGGTGTCGCGCACGACGGCGGGGATCGAGGTGAGGCCGGCTTCGCGCGAGGCGCGGGTGCGGCGCTCGCCCATGATCAGCTCGTAGGTGCCCTCACCGGTGTCGCGAACGACAACGGGCTGGAGAACGCCGAACTCGCGCACGCTGTGGACCAGCTCGGCGAGGTCTTCCTCGTCGAAGTGCGTGCGGGGCTGACGGGGGTTCGGGACGATGCTGTGCGGGTCGATGTGGACCAGGCGTGCACCGGGCACGGCGACGAGGTCTTCGGCCGGCTCCGCGGTGGTCTCGGTGTCGTCTGGGCGATCGACGACGGCGGTCGCCGTGGGGGCGCCGGGGAAGAACACGTCGACGGGACGCGCCTCGGTCGCCTCGCTCGTGGGGATGAGAGCCCCGATCCCCCGGCCCAGTCCGCTTCGCTTGGCCATTACGAGCCCCCTTCGTTCGCTGCTGCACCGCTGGTTGCGGCCTCACGCTGGATGATCTCGACCGCGGCCTCGCGATAGGCGATGGCGCCGGCCGACTGCCCGTCGTACGCGATCACGGTCTGGCCGAAGCTCGGCGCCTCCGACACCCGCACGGAGCGCGGAATCACGGTCTTCAGCACCTCGTTCGGGAAGTGCTCGCGCACCTCTTCCGCCACCTGCTGCGCGAGGCGGGTGCGGCCGTCGTACATCGTCAGGATGATCGTGGACAGATGCAGAGCGGGATTCAGGTGCTTCTGGATCATGCGCACCGTGCCGAGCAGCTGGCTCAGGCCTTCGAGTGCGTAGTACTCGCACTGGATCGGGATGAGCAGCTCGTGAGCGGCCGTGAACGCGTTGATCGTCAGCAGCCCCAGCGACGGCGGGCAGTCGATGATGACGAAATCGATGCGCTCCGTCGTGTTCGCGAGGTACTCGTCGAGCGCGGTCTTGAGCCGGTGCTCACGCGCCACCTGCGAGACGAGTTCGATCTCGGCGCCGGCCAGGTGGATGGTGCTCGGCGCGCAGAGCAGGTTCGGCGACTCGGGGCTCACCTGGATGATGTCCGCGATGGGGAAGTCGTCGATGAGCATGTCGTAGACACTCGGGATGTCGGCCGTGTGAGGCACACCCAGGGCCGTGGACGCGTTTCCCTGCGGATCGAGGTCGATCACCAGGACCTTGGCGCCTACCTGCGCGAGCGAGGAGGCGATGTTGACGGCGGTGGTCGTCTTGCCGACTCCGCCCTTCTGGTTGGAGATCGTGATGACGCGGGTGCGGCCGGGAAGGGTGATCTCGGCGGCTTCGAGCGCGCGGCGCCGGGCGGACAGATCCGCGATCTCACGCGCCAGCGGGGTGTCGCCAAGCGAGAAGGGGGATGCGGACGGCTCGACGTTGTCGGCCTGTTTCACGTGAAACACTCTCCCTCGCGCATACCCCAAACCATCACAGTCCACTCTATCCCGCCCCCGCCGTTCACCCCGCCCCGCCCCGCTGTCGAGTAGGCGGCTCCGCCTCATCCGCAGGTCGAGTAAGCGGCGAAGCCTCATCCGCAGGTCGAGTAGGCGACTCAGCCTCATCCGCAGGTCGAGTAGGCGACTCAGCCTCATCCGCAGGTCGAGTAGGCGGCGAAGCCGCCGTATCGAGACCAGTGCCAGTGTTTCGATACGCGCCACTCCGTGCCGCGACTCAACCCGCGGAAACACTGTCAACCTCCGCAGGTCGAGTAGGCGGCTCCGCCGCCGTATCGAGACCAGCTCCGATGGTTTCGATACGCGCCACTCCGTGCCGCGACTCAACCAACGCGGCACCCGTCAACCTCCGCAGGTCGAGTAGGCGGCTCCGCCGCCGTATCGAGACCATCGCCTGCTCGCGTTGCCGACAATGTGTGTTTCACGTGAAACATCCGGGCGTCCAGCACTCAAGGCCCGCTGGTCGAGTAGGCGGCGAAGCCGCCGTATCGAGACCAACACTCATCCACCCTCACCCTGACTCACTCCGCCGCAATCGCTTCGGCTTCTTGCTCAACGCCGGCAGGACCTCCCAATGGCCGGTGATCAGTGCGATGCGTTTTGCCCGACCCCAACCCTGGACCTGCTTCTCCCGTCGGTACGCCTCATCGATCCGGTCGAACTCCTCGAAGTACGCGAGCCGCACAGGCAGCCGGTGTCGGGTGTACTCGGCACCTTCGCCCAGCTCGTGCTGCAGGAGCCGTTGCTCCAAGTTCCAAGCACTGCCGACGTAGAAGGAGTGGTCACTGCACTCAAGGATGTACATGAAAGGCATACGCTCACCCTCGCCTCGTCGGTGTGCCTCTGCGCAGTGGAGGGGCAGGTGGGGGAGAACAAGCCGCGTGATCGTGGCTGGGGAGAAGCGGAGGGTTGTTTCACGTGAAACAACGCCGGGTGTGGTTTCGATACGCTTCGCTACTCAACCAGCGCGACACGTACCGCTGGTCGAGTAGGCGGCGAAGCCGACGTATCGAGACCACCGCCGTTTCACGTGAAACATCGACGCGCATTGGTTTCGATACGCTCCGCTACTCAACCAGCGGGACCGAGCTACTCAACCAGCGGTGGCGAGACTGAGTCACTCAACCCGCGGAACCGAGCAGCTCAACCAGCCGCAGCGGCACCGCTGCTGCGACTGTCAGCGGACGGTGGCGCGGACCACCCGGGTGGGCTCGTCCAGCAGGTCGGCCCCGAGCACCTCGA harbors:
- a CDS encoding GIY-YIG nuclease family protein — its product is MPFMYILECSDHSFYVGSAWNLEQRLLQHELGEGAEYTRHRLPVRLAYFEEFDRIDEAYRREKQVQGWGRAKRIALITGHWEVLPALSKKPKRLRRSESG
- a CDS encoding ParA family protein, encoding MKQADNVEPSASPFSLGDTPLAREIADLSARRRALEAAEITLPGRTRVITISNQKGGVGKTTTAVNIASSLAQVGAKVLVIDLDPQGNASTALGVPHTADIPSVYDMLIDDFPIADIIQVSPESPNLLCAPSTIHLAGAEIELVSQVAREHRLKTALDEYLANTTERIDFVIIDCPPSLGLLTINAFTAAHELLIPIQCEYYALEGLSQLLGTVRMIQKHLNPALHLSTIILTMYDGRTRLAQQVAEEVREHFPNEVLKTVIPRSVRVSEAPSFGQTVIAYDGQSAGAIAYREAAVEIIQREAATSGAAANEGGS
- a CDS encoding ParB/RepB/Spo0J family partition protein, whose translation is MAKRSGLGRGIGALIPTSEATEARPVDVFFPGAPTATAVVDRPDDTETTAEPAEDLVAVPGARLVHIDPHSIVPNPRQPRTHFDEEDLAELVHSVREFGVLQPVVVRDTGEGTYELIMGERRTRASREAGLTSIPAVVRDTSDEHLLRDALLENLHRSELNPLEEASAYQQLLEDFGITQEELATRIGRSRPQISNTIRLLKLPMPVQQRVAAGVISAGHARAILSLDTPEAMQRLADKIVNEDLSVRAAEAASKLPDARSTKASKPQAGARRAHLDDLAGRLGDRLNTRVKISLSARKGQINIDFASIQDLNRILEELGQSGYGDL
- a CDS encoding tryptophan synthase subunit alpha, which gives rise to MAHEDTPQRRASLEVLRAEAGDELSVLIYERLRGGEDPWEFMDELPTVDELVVLMLRAENIAANDGARPNAARHYRVLRQIALDYPPLTRAVWRLLETNTHRRWDAVTRAEAG